The sequence CCTCTCAGTTCAGAGGGGCGCAATCATTTTGGAGTTTTCGCGAGAAGCTAAAAGCTTTCCGCATGCTTTGGTCTCGGCTTTCTCCGACGTTCAAAAGGCTGGTGCGAAAGTGGTGCACTTCGAACCAGACCACCTAGTGAGTCTATCTGACATCGCTCACCGCAGCGACATGAGTAAAGCGGCGATTTCGCTTTTCGCGAAAGGTGAACGAGGAAGAGACTTCCCGTCGCCTGTGGCCAAAGTTACTAGCGAAAGCCCGCTATGGGATTGGGTAGAAGTCGCAAGATGGATGTTTCGCCGCAAATCGCTTTCTTTACACCACGTTGTTGAAGCGCGCATAGTCCGTCAGGCCAACGTTGCCCTCACAAAGCCGGATGGTATCGAGAAATTCTTTGCTCAACGGTTTCGTTCCGAAATCAGAGCTTAATGTTTTGGCGGTGGCCCCTTTTTGAAGGCCGCTTAGAAGCGGCCTTTTTCTTTACTAGTTTTACTTCAGATCGATCTTGGGCTTAATGCCAATAATTTTTCAGCATCTTTTTACTCGGGTTCTTAATCGGGATTTTGGCTAGGCCAAAAAGTCCACGACCGCATCGACCCGGAGACCGTGTGATGATGGATGTCAGGCCGCTCCGCACCGAGCAGGACTACGAATGGGCTCTTCGCGAGGTTGCGCGTTATTTTGAAAGTCAGCCCGCGCCGGGGAGCGAGGATGGCGATCGTTTCGAGGTTCTGGCGACCCTGCTCAAGGACTACGAAGCCACGCATATCCCGATGCCCGGCGCCGATCCGGTCGACGTGCTTCACTTCGCCATCGAGTCGATGGGTAAAACCCAGGCTGAGCTGTCGAAACTGATCGGCCGTAACCGCGCTTCTGAAATCCTGAACCGCGTTCGACCTCTGACACTCGATATGATCCGCACCATCAGCGCGGAATGGAAAATTCCGTTCGAAGCGTTGGCCGCGCCCTACGACCTCGCGCGCGAAAGCGCATAGAGCGCCGACGCGCGCTAGTTCGCCTTGCCCTGCGGGTTCTCGACCGGCGCGCCCATCAGCAGCGCCTTGTCGAGCGTGTCGCGCAGGTTCATCGCGCTTCCGGCCGTCATCCGCAGATGCGCGACCGCCTTCAGGCGGGTGGCAATCTGGCCGTTGGCGATCGGCTCGACCAGGCTTGCGGCCAGCAGGACGTTGATCAGGCCGCCATTGTTTCCGAGCGTCGGACAGATCTCGAAGAAAATAATCGGCGCTTCCAGGATGCCTTCGACCGGCAGATGAATGGGCTTGTTTTGCGGTTCGGGATTGTCGGTCATCACGGCTCCTGTGCCCGGTCTGTCTGACGGGAGCGGTGAGGGGTGCACTGTCCCGGCGGGATTGTCGAATCCGATCGTTGTGGGTTTTGGCGGAAATGTTTTCTAGGAAAATAATCCTTGACAGCGTGACGCTGCCGCAGTAGGGTTGCGTCATGCTCCGGAATTGCGCCTGACGATGTGCTTCGAACGCGCAGCGAAGTGAACAGCATCCTGCTCAGCGCCGGGCGGCCCGCACCAGCGCGGCGGCGGCCAGCATAACAGCGACGCCGGCGATGCCGGCGCAGATCAATCCAGCGGGCGTCACGCGCGCCGTTCCCTTCACGTGGAGATCGCCGAAGGTGAGATCGAATCCGGCGCGCATTTCTTCCGGATGTGTCAAAGGAGGATCGGCGGCGTCCGTCATGTGAGCCACTTTCATTCAGCGCTGCATCGGCGGCGCGATTGCCAACCCCACCACAACAGACCGGCGCCCGCAACCGCAGCGGCCTGCGGCGATGATTCGGCAGAGGAAACGGCGGCGCTGCGGGCCGTGGGCGACATGCTCCGGAACCACATCACGGATCATGCGTTTTCTCACATGGATGTGCGCGGATGTTCGCGCATTGTGAACAAACGAGG is a genomic window of Bradyrhizobium sp. G127 containing:
- a CDS encoding XRE family transcriptional regulator encodes the protein MMDVRPLRTEQDYEWALREVARYFESQPAPGSEDGDRFEVLATLLKDYEATHIPMPGADPVDVLHFAIESMGKTQAELSKLIGRNRASEILNRVRPLTLDMIRTISAEWKIPFEALAAPYDLARESA